One Solibacillus sp. R5-41 DNA segment encodes these proteins:
- the crcB gene encoding fluoride efflux transporter CrcB: protein MAFLAVGIGGAFGALLRFSLSEWMLVSNGFPYITLSINLVGSFLLAYLLLRQTILKSPLLKLGVTTGFLGGFTTFSTFSLEALTFLQQQMYGSALIYVGCSSIGCVLASYYGFRFAKRGEQR, encoded by the coding sequence ATGGCTTTTTTAGCAGTTGGAATCGGTGGCGCATTCGGTGCATTGTTGCGTTTTTCATTAAGCGAATGGATGCTCGTTTCAAACGGCTTTCCATACATTACATTAAGTATCAATTTAGTAGGGAGTTTTTTGCTCGCCTATTTACTTTTACGCCAAACAATCTTAAAAAGTCCACTCCTAAAATTAGGGGTGACTACTGGTTTTTTAGGCGGCTTTACGACCTTTTCTACATTTAGTTTAGAAGCTTTGACGTTTTTACAGCAGCAAATGTATGGAAGTGCCCTTATTTATGTCGGTTGTAGTAGCATTGGTTGCGTACTGGCAAGTTATTATGGATTTCGATTCGCTAAAAGGGGTGAACAAAGATGA
- the crcB gene encoding fluoride efflux transporter CrcB: MIYVALGGFFGAIARYGLSQFIRTTFNTTYPFATFFINCFGSFFIGIAVGQGFSTSVQLFAVIGFLGAFTTFSTFSFEVIQLVEKKQAKMAFLYLLSSILIGIIMAFIGFQISQ, encoded by the coding sequence ATGATCTATGTTGCACTAGGTGGCTTTTTCGGAGCCATTGCGCGTTACGGATTAAGCCAATTCATTCGTACCACTTTTAATACAACCTATCCGTTTGCTACATTTTTTATTAATTGTTTCGGTTCATTTTTCATCGGCATTGCAGTTGGACAAGGCTTTTCAACATCGGTTCAACTTTTTGCGGTCATTGGTTTTCTAGGAGCTTTTACAACCTTTTCCACATTTTCATTTGAAGTCATTCAATTAGTTGAAAAAAAACAGGCGAAAATGGCATTCCTTTATTTGCTAAGCTCCATTTTGATTGGCATTATAATGGCTTTTATTGGGTTTCAAATAAGTCAATAG
- a CDS encoding SAM-dependent methyltransferase: MNKIVNANKVVIGAEQYVNNPGWLHTQKEELNLLDENTRQNRFDKNSISAILAEHVWEHLTYEEGLKAAIICFKYLKPSGYIRCAVPDGYFPDSSYQNTVKVGGPGPKEHPAASHKIVYNYKTLMKMFETVGYKVNLLEYCDEEGHFYQNNWDGVDGVIFRSKKYDPRNHGDDLAFPSLIVDAMKSI, from the coding sequence ATGAATAAAATTGTGAATGCTAATAAGGTGGTTATCGGAGCAGAACAATATGTTAATAACCCTGGATGGTTACATACTCAGAAAGAAGAATTAAATTTATTAGACGAAAATACACGGCAAAATAGGTTTGATAAAAATTCAATTTCGGCTATTCTAGCTGAACACGTTTGGGAGCATCTTACATACGAAGAAGGTTTAAAGGCAGCAATAATATGTTTTAAATATCTAAAACCTTCTGGGTATATTCGGTGTGCAGTACCAGATGGCTATTTTCCTGACTCTTCCTACCAAAATACAGTTAAGGTAGGTGGCCCTGGACCTAAAGAACATCCAGCAGCGAGTCATAAAATAGTTTACAATTATAAAACGTTGATGAAAATGTTTGAAACCGTTGGATATAAGGTTAATTTACTAGAGTATTGTGATGAAGAAGGGCATTTTTATCAAAATAATTGGGATGGTGTGGATGGTGTAATTTTTCGTTCCAAAAAGTATGACCCTCGAAACCATGGAGACGATCTTGCTTTTCCTTCTTTGATTGTTGATGCCATGAAATCAATATAA
- a CDS encoding DUF1801 domain-containing protein, whose product MFEEFIAEIDEKWHDAFVKLMTTVDENLPEGFEKTRDRNMIAYSVPLTTYPKGYHCTPGTPLPFLSISPQKRHLALYHMGIYADPELLHWFQEAYQEIVPTKLNMGKSCIRWTSTKHIPYELIAELCQKMTVEHWISLYEQQLAK is encoded by the coding sequence ATGTTTGAAGAATTTATCGCTGAAATAGATGAAAAATGGCATGATGCATTTGTTAAATTAATGACAACTGTAGATGAAAACTTACCTGAAGGATTTGAAAAGACACGGGATCGAAATATGATTGCTTATAGTGTACCGCTCACGACTTATCCAAAAGGTTACCATTGTACACCGGGTACACCTTTACCATTTTTAAGTATCTCACCACAAAAACGCCATTTAGCCCTTTATCATATGGGTATTTACGCCGACCCTGAGTTGTTGCACTGGTTTCAAGAGGCCTATCAAGAAATCGTACCTACGAAATTAAATATGGGGAAAAGTTGTATTCGGTGGACGTCTACAAAACATATACCGTACGAATTAATCGCAGAACTTTGCCAAAAAATGACGGTGGAACATTGGATCTCACTCTATGAACAGCAACTCGCTAAATAA
- a CDS encoding superoxide dismutase: MAFELPQLTYAYDALEPHIDAKTMEIHHTKHHNTYVLGLNGAVEGTEFEGKDLIELISNIDALPADKQTPVRNHGGGHANHSLFWELIAPGGSTTPVGEVAAAIDAKFGSFDAFKEEFAKAATTRFGSGWAWLIVDGDSVAVTSTPNQDSPVMEGKTPILGLDVWEHAYYLNYQNRRPDYIGAFWNIVNWDVVEAKFQAAK, encoded by the coding sequence ATGGCTTTTGAATTACCACAATTAACTTACGCGTATGATGCATTAGAACCACATATCGATGCAAAAACAATGGAAATTCACCACACGAAACACCACAACACGTATGTTTTAGGTTTAAACGGTGCAGTAGAAGGTACTGAATTTGAAGGCAAAGATCTTATCGAGTTAATCTCAAACATCGATGCACTTCCAGCTGACAAACAAACTCCAGTACGTAATCACGGTGGCGGACATGCTAACCACTCATTATTCTGGGAATTAATCGCTCCAGGCGGTTCAACTACTCCAGTAGGCGAAGTGGCAGCTGCAATCGATGCAAAATTCGGTTCATTTGACGCTTTCAAAGAAGAGTTTGCTAAAGCTGCAACTACTCGTTTCGGTTCAGGCTGGGCTTGGTTAATCGTTGACGGTGACTCAGTTGCTGTAACTTCAACTCCAAACCAAGACTCTCCAGTAATGGAAGGCAAAACGCCAATCCTAGGCTTAGACGTTTGGGAGCACGCTTACTACTTAAACTACCAAAACCGTCGTCCAGACTACATTGGTGCTTTCTGGAACATCGTAAACTGGGATGTAGTAGAAGCTAAATTCCAAGCTGCTAAATAA
- a CDS encoding DUF456 domain-containing protein, with protein sequence MDILAWTIIIALFAIAFIGLVYPIIPSVIFLLGGFIAYGLFYSFADLPWWFWLIEILFVILLFVADTISNIIGVKKFGGSKAGMWGSTIGLLVGPFVIPFAGIIVGPFLGAIIGELIVERTSIQQAIKVGVGSVIGFLTSVVTKGIVQVIMIIIFIVSI encoded by the coding sequence TTGGACATTTTAGCATGGACAATTATCATTGCGTTATTTGCCATCGCATTTATTGGACTCGTTTATCCAATCATCCCATCGGTTATTTTTTTACTAGGCGGTTTCATCGCTTACGGATTATTTTATAGCTTTGCCGATTTACCATGGTGGTTTTGGTTAATCGAAATTTTATTCGTCATTTTACTATTTGTGGCTGATACAATTTCTAATATAATCGGTGTCAAAAAGTTTGGTGGATCAAAAGCGGGCATGTGGGGAAGTACAATTGGCTTGTTAGTCGGTCCCTTTGTCATTCCATTTGCAGGAATTATAGTCGGTCCATTTTTAGGGGCCATTATTGGAGAGCTTATTGTGGAACGCACATCGATTCAACAAGCGATCAAAGTAGGAGTCGGATCGGTTATCGGATTTTTAACTTCAGTTGTTACAAAAGGTATCGTTCAAGTAATTATGATAATAATATTTATTGTTTCCATCTGA
- a CDS encoding DUF1189 family protein, producing the protein MKISHMQLFIDSLTDPKKLGAYRILSIGKVMQYAFLLIAILTAFSFGQFVTTGADAVFSYGDIEQYAADVKWIVYPIAIVFLFVMSTAIFFIKVSLYALAGQFLVKPMKRRGEYRQVWRTAVFASTWATLFSMFGSLFRFSSTIITLISIFITMAFIIFALTKYPLEKK; encoded by the coding sequence ATGAAAATTTCTCACATGCAATTATTTATTGATAGTTTAACCGACCCGAAAAAATTAGGAGCTTACCGTATTCTATCTATCGGAAAAGTCATGCAGTATGCTTTTTTACTTATCGCAATACTAACAGCTTTTTCGTTTGGTCAATTCGTAACTACCGGTGCTGATGCTGTGTTTAGCTATGGTGATATTGAACAATATGCAGCGGACGTGAAATGGATTGTTTATCCGATTGCGATTGTTTTTTTATTTGTGATGAGTACCGCCATTTTTTTTATTAAAGTTAGCTTATACGCACTTGCTGGGCAATTTTTAGTTAAGCCAATGAAACGTCGCGGTGAATATCGTCAAGTTTGGCGGACGGCAGTTTTTGCTAGTACTTGGGCAACATTGTTCTCTATGTTTGGTAGTCTATTCCGGTTTTCGTCTACGATTATTACGCTCATCAGCATTTTTATTACGATGGCGTTTATTATTTTCGCTTTAACAAAATATCCCCTCGAAAAAAAATGA
- the ispG gene encoding flavodoxin-dependent (E)-4-hydroxy-3-methylbut-2-enyl-diphosphate synthase, whose protein sequence is MSEIVHRTKTRPVRVGNLTIGGNNEVVIQSMCTTKTHDVEATVAEIKRLEEAGCQIVRVAVPDERAADAIPEIKKQINIPLVADIHFDYKLALKAIEGGIDKVRINPGNIGRREKVEAVVNAAKAKGIPIRIGVNAGSLERHILEKYGYPTADGMVESALHHIKILEDLDFHDIIVSMKASDVNLAIEAYEKAAKAFDYPLHLGITESGTLFAGTVKSAAGLGAILSKGIGNTLRISLSADPVEEIKVARELLKSFALASNMATLISCPTCGRIEIDLISIANEVEEYISKLDVPLKVAVLGCAVNGPGEAREADIGIAGARGEGLLFMKGKTVRKVPEETMVEELKKEIDKLADEMVKKREAEANA, encoded by the coding sequence ATGAGTGAAATCGTTCACCGTACAAAAACGCGTCCTGTGCGTGTCGGTAATTTAACAATTGGTGGCAATAACGAAGTCGTAATTCAAAGTATGTGTACGACAAAAACACATGATGTTGAAGCGACTGTCGCTGAAATTAAACGTTTAGAAGAAGCTGGATGCCAAATTGTACGCGTAGCTGTTCCTGATGAGCGTGCAGCAGATGCAATTCCAGAAATAAAAAAACAAATCAATATCCCACTTGTGGCGGATATTCACTTTGACTACAAATTAGCATTAAAAGCAATCGAAGGCGGCATTGATAAGGTTCGTATTAACCCAGGGAATATTGGACGTCGCGAAAAAGTTGAAGCGGTTGTCAATGCTGCAAAAGCAAAAGGTATTCCAATTCGTATTGGGGTAAACGCTGGTTCTTTAGAGCGTCATATCCTTGAAAAATATGGCTACCCAACAGCGGATGGAATGGTCGAATCAGCACTTCATCACATAAAAATTTTAGAAGACTTAGACTTCCACGATATTATTGTGTCGATGAAAGCATCTGACGTAAACCTTGCGATTGAAGCTTATGAAAAAGCAGCTAAAGCATTCGATTACCCGCTTCACTTAGGGATTACAGAGTCAGGTACATTGTTTGCAGGTACGGTAAAATCCGCAGCTGGTTTAGGTGCCATTTTATCAAAAGGAATTGGAAACACATTACGTATTTCCCTTTCTGCTGATCCAGTGGAAGAAATCAAAGTAGCTCGTGAATTATTAAAATCATTCGCATTAGCTTCTAATATGGCGACGTTAATTTCATGCCCAACTTGCGGACGTATTGAAATTGATTTAATTTCTATTGCCAATGAAGTAGAAGAATATATTTCTAAATTGGATGTGCCTTTAAAAGTAGCTGTACTTGGCTGCGCAGTAAATGGACCAGGTGAAGCACGTGAAGCAGATATCGGCATTGCTGGTGCACGTGGTGAAGGACTATTATTCATGAAGGGCAAAACAGTTCGTAAAGTGCCTGAGGAAACTATGGTAGAGGAACTAAAAAAAGAAATTGATAAATTAGCAGATGAAATGGTAAAAAAACGTGAAGCGGAAGCAAATGCGTAG
- a CDS encoding SH3 domain-containing C40 family peptidase yields the protein MNALIKVAIANLQAEPNTQAEIADEALYGMPIEIVEHVDEKWAKVRTFYRYEGYCLKENIEVDQALKNTWIEQAKHVVIQSFADVLVNPIIQSAKIITLPRGSFIHVIEDADVETNWSKVRLVTGDIGYVRSDWVQERMHVYTLNQALFREQVVEAAFSYLGTPYRWGGKTPAGIDCSGLCSMAYMLNGAYIYRDAKIVDGFPLKAIDQKDMQRGDLLFFPDHVAMYISDDCYIHSSLGGNEVNINSLNPAHENYREDLATTITGVGSLF from the coding sequence ATGAATGCTCTTATTAAAGTAGCCATTGCTAATTTGCAAGCAGAACCGAATACGCAGGCGGAAATAGCGGATGAAGCGTTGTACGGTATGCCGATAGAAATAGTGGAACATGTCGATGAGAAATGGGCAAAAGTCCGCACTTTTTATCGTTATGAAGGCTATTGCTTAAAGGAAAATATTGAAGTCGATCAAGCATTAAAAAACACATGGATTGAACAAGCAAAGCATGTGGTCATTCAAAGTTTTGCAGATGTTTTAGTGAATCCAATCATTCAAAGTGCCAAAATTATCACTTTACCACGTGGTTCTTTTATTCATGTGATAGAAGATGCCGACGTAGAAACAAACTGGTCAAAAGTGCGTTTAGTTACAGGCGATATTGGTTATGTACGAAGTGATTGGGTGCAAGAACGCATGCATGTGTACACTTTAAATCAAGCTTTATTCCGTGAACAAGTAGTCGAGGCAGCCTTTAGCTATTTAGGGACTCCTTATCGCTGGGGTGGGAAAACGCCAGCTGGGATCGATTGTTCAGGACTTTGCTCGATGGCGTACATGTTAAATGGTGCGTATATTTACCGAGATGCAAAAATCGTCGACGGCTTCCCGCTAAAGGCCATCGACCAAAAAGATATGCAACGAGGGGATTTACTCTTCTTCCCAGACCACGTAGCAATGTATATTAGTGATGATTGCTACATCCATTCTTCACTTGGTGGAAATGAAGTGAATATCAACAGCTTAAACCCCGCACACGAAAATTACCGAGAAGACTTAGCTACGACGATTACTGGGGTAGGGAGTCTGTTTTAG
- a CDS encoding serine hydrolase: MYKQQLAQLLDQIPYRVHVIIQDYRTNESLIEKNTQSVFSSASVIKVPILMAVLHHLEKTNGQLSQVVPITSDNVVDFSVLTEQKQKTATLHELLLWMIITSDNTATNMCIDFIGIETLNYYFQQIGLKSTSVQRKMMDFERQQKGFDNVTTARDMQHLFHQIYAGKLLAHEWNEVALNILLRQRSHESLKRYLVDDVKIAHKTGGLDTVDHDVGIVFTEQVDYFIGVFLTEVTDNEKARQYIGQISKIAYAHFQRDRGN, encoded by the coding sequence ATGTATAAACAACAGTTGGCGCAGCTACTTGATCAAATTCCGTATCGTGTGCATGTTATCATCCAAGATTATCGAACGAATGAATCACTTATAGAAAAAAATACACAATCCGTTTTTTCAAGTGCGAGTGTCATTAAAGTGCCGATTTTGATGGCGGTATTACATCATCTTGAGAAAACGAATGGACAGCTTTCACAAGTTGTACCGATTACTAGTGACAATGTCGTTGATTTTAGCGTGTTAACGGAGCAAAAGCAAAAGACGGCTACGCTGCATGAGTTACTGCTGTGGATGATTATTACAAGTGATAATACGGCAACAAATATGTGTATTGATTTTATCGGGATAGAGACTTTAAATTATTATTTTCAGCAAATCGGGCTAAAATCGACGTCTGTTCAGCGGAAAATGATGGATTTTGAGCGCCAACAAAAAGGCTTTGATAATGTCACAACAGCTCGTGATATGCAGCATTTATTTCATCAAATTTATGCAGGAAAACTGCTGGCACATGAATGGAATGAAGTGGCCTTAAATATTTTATTGCGTCAACGAAGTCATGAATCGCTTAAACGATATTTAGTCGATGATGTCAAAATCGCTCATAAAACGGGTGGTTTGGACACCGTCGACCATGATGTCGGCATTGTTTTTACCGAGCAAGTGGATTATTTTATCGGCGTGTTCCTGACAGAGGTCACTGACAATGAGAAGGCGAGGCAATACATCGGTCAAATTTCAAAAATCGCATATGCGCATTTTCAAAGGGATAGGGGGAACTAA
- a CDS encoding LD-carboxypeptidase: MTMVIPKSLKKGDTVALVSASGATPPDKLQPAIEAVEKLGFKVVVGETCRARHGYLAGSDELRARELNAMFANPEIDGIFSIRGGYGATKILPMLDLDTIKQNPKVFAGYSDVTALHIVMNQQCDLVTYHTPMPSTEFIREKMDDYTWDYFINSVTNTQWSDYQLANPPGEDLITVVPGTATGQLVGGNLTLVVASLGTPYEINLHGKILFLEDVEENEQRIDRMLTQLQLTGKLEGLAGILLGGWTDCGPPDPEHPENSLRLETLVDEILTPLNIPILMNVTCGHVLPTMSLPLGKTVKVDATAKMITVVD, from the coding sequence ATGACAATGGTCATTCCAAAATCATTAAAAAAAGGTGATACAGTAGCGTTAGTCAGTGCTTCTGGAGCGACGCCACCGGATAAACTGCAGCCTGCGATTGAAGCGGTTGAAAAACTAGGATTTAAGGTCGTTGTAGGTGAAACATGTCGTGCGCGTCATGGGTATTTAGCAGGGAGTGACGAATTGCGTGCGAGGGAACTGAATGCGATGTTTGCCAACCCTGAAATTGATGGGATTTTCAGTATTCGTGGTGGCTACGGGGCAACAAAAATATTACCGATGCTTGATTTGGATACGATTAAGCAAAATCCAAAAGTATTCGCAGGATATAGTGATGTAACGGCATTACATATCGTGATGAATCAGCAATGTGATTTAGTTACGTACCATACACCGATGCCATCGACCGAATTTATTCGTGAAAAAATGGATGACTACACTTGGGATTATTTCATTAACAGCGTGACGAATACACAGTGGAGTGACTATCAATTAGCGAATCCTCCTGGTGAGGATTTGATCACAGTTGTTCCGGGTACTGCGACAGGGCAATTAGTAGGTGGAAACTTAACACTCGTGGTGGCCTCTTTAGGTACGCCGTATGAGATAAACTTGCATGGTAAAATTTTATTTTTAGAAGATGTTGAGGAAAATGAACAGCGCATTGACCGCATGCTGACTCAATTGCAGTTAACAGGGAAGCTTGAAGGCTTAGCGGGCATTTTGTTAGGAGGGTGGACGGATTGTGGTCCTCCAGATCCAGAGCATCCAGAAAATAGTTTGCGTTTAGAAACGCTTGTGGATGAAATTTTAACACCATTAAATATTCCGATTTTAATGAATGTGACTTGTGGGCATGTATTACCAACGATGTCGTTACCACTCGGGAAAACGGTGAAGGTCGATGCAACTGCAAAAATGATTACGGTCGTAGATTAG
- a CDS encoding oligopeptide/dipeptide ABC transporter ATP-binding protein, with protein sequence MSKPTKEKLIEVKNIDIIFGSGKKQFKAVDDVSFDIYKGETFGLVGESGSGKTTIGRAIMRINPVSKGEILFHGQKINGRIPKAWDKEITQKIQMIFQDPGASLNERAKVDYIISEGLISNKRFKSEEERMQKVKNALLEVGLLPEFASRFPHEFSGGQRQRIGIARSLVMDPEFIVADEPISALDVSIRAQVLNLLSNLQEQKDLTYLFIAHDLSIVRFITDRTAVIYKGKIVELGETDKLFNNPLHPYTKALMAAVPEPNPHKERQKTLQVYDPTQHRYEEDPPEFVEIETGHFVLGNSDEQESYRQQLEKRGSLV encoded by the coding sequence ATGAGTAAACCGACGAAAGAAAAATTAATCGAAGTAAAAAATATTGATATTATTTTTGGCAGTGGAAAGAAACAGTTTAAAGCTGTGGATGATGTAAGCTTTGATATTTACAAAGGGGAAACGTTTGGATTAGTTGGAGAATCGGGCTCAGGTAAAACGACAATTGGACGTGCGATTATGCGAATTAACCCCGTTTCCAAGGGAGAAATTTTATTTCATGGTCAAAAAATAAACGGACGTATTCCGAAAGCGTGGGATAAGGAAATTACACAAAAGATTCAAATGATTTTCCAAGATCCTGGTGCTTCACTCAATGAACGTGCAAAAGTGGATTACATTATTTCAGAAGGGTTAATTAGCAATAAGCGCTTTAAGTCTGAAGAAGAACGCATGCAAAAAGTGAAAAACGCACTGCTTGAAGTCGGCTTATTGCCAGAGTTCGCATCTCGGTTTCCACACGAGTTTTCAGGTGGGCAACGTCAGCGTATCGGCATTGCGAGATCGCTTGTGATGGATCCGGAATTTATTGTGGCGGATGAACCGATTTCTGCCCTTGACGTTTCAATTCGTGCACAAGTGTTAAATTTACTTTCAAATTTGCAGGAGCAAAAGGATTTAACGTATTTGTTTATAGCCCATGATCTTTCGATTGTTCGATTTATTACTGATCGTACAGCGGTTATTTATAAGGGGAAAATTGTTGAGCTCGGTGAAACTGATAAGCTCTTTAATAATCCACTTCATCCGTATACAAAAGCATTGATGGCAGCAGTTCCTGAACCGAATCCGCATAAAGAGCGCCAAAAGACGTTGCAAGTGTATGATCCAACGCAGCATCGTTATGAGGAAGATCCACCCGAATTTGTGGAAATAGAAACGGGGCATTTTGTTTTAGGGAATAGTGATGAACAGGAGAGCTATCGTCAACAATTAGAAAAGAGGGGGAGTCTTGTATGA
- a CDS encoding ABC transporter ATP-binding protein produces MEQQPILSIKNLVIKFKLRGQTLTAIRDISLDLYKGESLAIVGESGSGKSVLVKSIMGLLDKNGYIDSGRISYNGHDLTKFKTEKDWLKIRGKQIAMVTQDPMTSLNPLKTVGKQIEESVVLHQNLKGKEAYEKTLQLLRDVGIHEVERRYKQYPHEFSGGMRQRIVIAIAVACNPDVLICDEPTTALDVTIQAQILQLLTNLQQKYGLSTIYITHDLGVVAKVADRIAVMYAGDIIEVGKTDEVFFNAKHPYTWALISSLPQLGEKGEDLYSIKGTPPNLFKEIKGDAFAPRNQYALKIDFVERPPFFKVTDTHFARTWLLDLKAPKVEPPKVLQAFFEEGRRYANE; encoded by the coding sequence ATGGAACAACAGCCTATATTATCTATAAAAAATTTAGTCATAAAATTTAAATTGCGCGGTCAAACATTAACGGCCATTCGAGATATTTCACTTGATTTATATAAAGGAGAAAGCTTGGCAATCGTAGGGGAATCAGGTTCGGGGAAATCGGTGTTAGTGAAGTCGATTATGGGCTTGCTAGATAAAAACGGCTATATTGATTCGGGGAGAATTTCCTATAACGGGCATGATTTAACGAAATTCAAGACGGAAAAGGATTGGTTAAAAATTCGCGGCAAGCAAATCGCGATGGTTACGCAAGATCCGATGACGAGCTTAAATCCATTGAAAACAGTAGGGAAGCAAATCGAAGAAAGTGTCGTGCTACATCAAAATTTAAAGGGCAAAGAAGCGTACGAGAAAACATTGCAGCTATTACGAGATGTCGGCATTCACGAAGTAGAACGACGCTATAAACAGTATCCACATGAGTTTTCAGGTGGGATGCGTCAAAGGATTGTTATAGCAATTGCGGTCGCTTGTAACCCAGACGTATTAATTTGTGATGAACCAACGACGGCGCTAGATGTTACGATACAGGCGCAAATATTACAGTTATTAACGAACTTACAGCAAAAATACGGGTTGTCGACAATATATATTACGCATGACCTTGGTGTCGTTGCAAAAGTAGCGGACCGCATTGCTGTCATGTATGCAGGAGACATTATTGAAGTCGGAAAAACGGATGAAGTATTCTTTAATGCCAAACATCCTTACACATGGGCATTAATTTCTTCGCTTCCTCAATTAGGGGAAAAGGGGGAAGACCTATATTCGATAAAAGGGACACCGCCGAATTTATTCAAGGAAATAAAAGGGGATGCCTTTGCGCCGCGTAATCAGTATGCATTAAAAATTGATTTTGTGGAACGTCCTCCATTCTTTAAAGTGACCGACACCCATTTTGCGAGAACGTGGTTGCTTGATTTAAAGGCACCAAAAGTTGAGCCTCCTAAAGTGTTACAAGCTTTTTTTGAAGAAGGGAGACGCTATGCCAATGAGTAA
- a CDS encoding ABC transporter permease — protein MGLYTKEIQNISDKSNETLFDFAMADDTKAEETAYSNYSYWRSTWHSFLKNKIAVFLLFMVVFIIGFTLIQPYLPNQKSPTEIYINPDTGMQDRNVAPNEEYWFGTNSIGQDLWSRIWEGTRTSLYIGFVVAMIEVIVGFTIGALWGFSRKLEMPFTQLYNIVDNIPTTIVLILMSYILRPSVSTIIIAMCITGWVEMARFLRNQIVILRDREYNLASKTLGTPGYRIILKNLLPYLISVIMLRMSLAVPFAIGAEVFLTYIGLGLPVSVPSLGNLINEGRVLMMSPDLRYQLIFPSIVLSVITIAFYIIGNSFADAADPKNHV, from the coding sequence ATGGGCTTATATACAAAAGAGATTCAGAATATTTCGGATAAATCGAATGAAACATTATTTGACTTTGCTATGGCGGATGATACAAAGGCAGAAGAAACGGCCTACTCAAATTATTCCTATTGGCGTTCTACATGGCACTCTTTTCTAAAAAATAAAATAGCAGTCTTCTTATTGTTTATGGTTGTCTTTATTATCGGCTTTACGCTTATTCAGCCGTATTTACCGAATCAAAAGTCACCTACTGAGATTTATATTAATCCAGATACAGGCATGCAAGACCGAAATGTAGCACCGAATGAGGAATATTGGTTTGGAACGAACTCCATCGGGCAGGATTTATGGTCGCGCATTTGGGAAGGGACACGAACTTCATTATACATTGGCTTTGTCGTTGCAATGATTGAAGTAATTGTCGGCTTTACGATTGGTGCGTTATGGGGCTTCTCTAGGAAACTCGAAATGCCATTTACGCAGCTTTATAACATCGTCGATAATATTCCAACAACAATCGTCCTTATATTAATGTCGTATATTTTAAGACCAAGTGTTTCGACAATTATTATTGCAATGTGTATTACGGGCTGGGTAGAAATGGCACGCTTTTTACGAAATCAGATTGTAATTTTACGTGACCGTGAGTATAACTTAGCATCGAAAACATTAGGAACACCCGGATATCGTATTATTTTGAAAAACTTATTGCCGTATTTAATTTCGGTTATTATGTTACGCATGAGCTTAGCGGTGCCATTTGCTATTGGGGCAGAAGTATTTTTAACGTATATCGGACTAGGGCTACCAGTAAGTGTACCGTCATTAGGAAACTTAATTAATGAAGGGCGCGTACTGATGATGTCACCTGATTTACGCTATCAATTAATTTTCCCTAGTATTGTCCTAAGTGTTATTACAATTGCCTTTTATATAATCGGTAATTCATTTGCAGATGCTGCAGATCCAAAAAATCACGTGTAA